GAGGGATTGAACTGCCTGTTAAATTTTCCGCTATTTATGTTACCTGCCCCCCAAGTTGAATCAAGTAAATACCATTTATTATTAATTTTTACGGCATTCCAAGCATGATTTATTTCAGTAGTATTACCAATAACATAACCGTATCCCTTAGAGGATGTTTGAAAAGTTTTGAAGGGTTAAATTTTATGCCAGTCGCCTCACCATGATCCGGATCATGGCAAGGTAGATAAATGTCTCCGATGTTTGGGGCAATAACTCATAGTCTCTGACCAATCGGCGACAGCCCATTAGCCAGCCAAAAGTTCGCTCCACTACCCACCGCTTTTTCAACAACACGAACCCTTTGGTTTGTTCTGGTCGCAGCACTACCTGCACAATCCAACGACAAACGTTCATCACCCATTGCATGAATGGCTCACCGTCAAAGCCTGCATCAACCCAAATTGTATGCAGACGAGACACTGCTGGAGCCATCTTTTTAACTCGCTTGAGTACTTGTTTGCCGCCCTCACGCTCTCCAACGTTCGCCGCACTCACTAACACTCGCAGCACTAAGCCCAACGTATCCACTGTCAAAAACCGTTTGCGTCCCTTAGTTAATTTACCTGCATCAAAGCCGACTGCCTTGCTGACCATTGCCGCGCTTTTGACACTTTGACTGTCAATGATTGCTTCGGATGGGCTTGGTTGTCGCTCCTGAGCCACTCTCATCCACTGCCGCAGACGCTCATGTATCCTGAGCCAAGTTCCATCAAGACGCCAGTTGCGAAAGTATGTGTACACTGTTTGCCATGCTGGGAAGTCACTCGGTAAAGATCGCCAGCGCACCCCCTCCACTAGAACATAAAATATAGCGTTGAGAACTGCCCACATCTTGGCTTCACGGGGACGACCACCAGGTTTTGGTTCTGGAATCAGGTCACTGAGCAATTCATACTGGGCAAGAGTCAGATTACTAGGGTAAGCTTTACTCATTGTACTCACTCGGTGCTGTGTTCTTTACTATTCGCAGCTTACACTGGGTGAGCTTTTTTACTACCTAACCGACTTTTAAAACATCCTCTTAGCATAACCATCAACAACAACCACGTCCAATCCTATAGCTTTAGCAAAAGCTTTGTAAAGGTTTGCAAACCCTGAACATACACCTTTTCGGGTTTTAAGAGTCTCTTGTGAACTCAAATCTCCATAATTACCACTTAGGTAAGTTGATACATCGTAGGTAATGTTATAGGTAATCCAAGAATATATAATGCGGGCTTTTTCTGCTTCTGTCTTGGTATAACGGGATAAGAGAGAAGCTAATTCAAAAACCGAAGTACCGTCATAATGAACAGAAGAAGCGTAATTATCTATTTTAGTAAAATCCGTATTTTTCAATTCATCAATTGAACCAACTCTTAGAGATTGTTTATTATTATCTAATTCCAACTCTTCTGAAATAGAATCATAGCGTAAGTCACCAAAAGAAAAATGCTTGCCTATTAGGAATTTGTTATATATGATGTGCGAATTATTTTTAATAGTAACTAAGCTAGAAACAAGAACTAATCCAATTAATAAAAAAATAGCAGAGCTATCTTGAGAAGCTTGACAATATCTTTTCTTGCCAATTTGCAGTTTTTTGTATTTACTTCTTTTCAACATTTGCTTTTACTCCTATTAAAGGTCTCTAACAATATTTTTATCTTTTCAATATTCGTAAAGTTACAATAAAAATAGACCCTTTAAATTTGAGTACTATTCTGGCTCATAAGTTAAAATTTAAAGAGTTCTTTTGACAATCAAATATCATGTCTACCTGAATTAAGTAGTTTACGGTAACTCCCTATCCTCGTTTATACAATTAGTTAGGAGTTATGTTGACTGCTATTTATCAGTAAGATTTCATGCATTTCTCTAAGACGTGCATCTTTGGAAGACTCGGCGTTGAGTTTGTCACAAAGCTTTTGCCAGCTCTGTGCTTTGACTTTGAAAGAATCTTTAGCACTCTTAAAACTACTAAATTGCTTTTTTAAATCTTGAGTTGTGTACATTTGTATGTTCGGGTGTGACTCAGAGGGTCTTATTCATATCAATCCCCTGGAGAAAACAGCGCTAACAAACTAATTGTGAAGAGATGGTGAAATAGGATGAAGATTTTCAGATCAAAACTAGACCGCAGCTACAGCATTCTGCCAACAATGCAGCTAGGCGTGGCTGGATATCTACGATACGGGTTTTGAGCTTGCCTTTGGTGGTAGCCTTTCTAGTCAGATATCTGGAGTGCCAGCGCTTCGGATACCCGACAGCCAGTGAATAGAAAGATGCCAAACAGCGCTTTATCCCTTGGCGATCGCAACCCGTCAGTAAAGAGCCGCCTCAATTCCTCTGGGGTGAGAATCTACTCTTAGAGCAATTAAACTAGCTTAAGTCGTTATTCACGATAGTAGCGATCGCCTGTTGGGCGTTGGCAGGGAACTCTACAAAATTTACTCGGCGTAGTAGAGCGATCGCCAGTAAAACAAAACTTGTCTCTAGCCCAAATACTAATCCATAAGTCAGAAGAGTTGTAAATAGCAGGCTATGACAGTTACGTAACTGTCTACTTGGTCTTGTCATTCGCGTCAGTCGCCGCTATCGTTCAACCTTAATCAAGATGCAGAGACGATGCAAAAGTCCAAGAAGCAAAGTGTTACGCTAAGCTTGAGGTTAACCCTAGAGGAATAGGGATACTTGTAAGAGCTGCATCTAAAATACTCTCTAAGAGTAACCCAGGGTCGTTACTGTGATTGAGTATATGTGAAGACAGATCTTTGGAGAACATGCTGAAGAATAGATTGGGATAGCCTCCAGGTTTAGCCAACCGAAAACTAACAATAATAGCCTACGCAGATCCTATCATGAACGCTATTGAGCCTAACTACGTAAAAACCTCTGAATACAATAAAGACATTGAAAGACGGTTAACACTGGCAAAGCAGAGGTTAGAAGTCGCCTTACGAGATCCTTGGGTAGCTGCTCAGGTTAAGCTCCTGCGAGGGTATCTTGACCAGATAATGAACTTTAGGCAGGAAAACTACGATAAGTCCAAGCTCGATGCTGTCCGTAGAAGAGTCAGAGAATGGCTCTATCGTAACCATAACGAAAACGGCATCTTGGCTTTTATGACTTTCATCATGCATACCGAGTTGGATGAGGATGAAGAAGTTTCTGGCTGGGCTGAAGATGAAATGTGGCAGTTTGCTACTAATCGCGGCTGGATCGACCTATGCGAACGATATGAAGCGTACTGCCCTCTTTATCGATAGACTGTAGTCGCGTTTGACTACTGGAAACTATTAGCTAACTCTTGGCAAGAGTTACTTTACTCGCTCCAATTCTTGGCTCGTTCAACGGCTTTTGACCACATAGCAAAATTTGCCTGTGCCTGCGCTGCGCCTTGACCTGGTTCAAAGATGCGGTCCATCTTGCTTCCTTTAATCAACCTGTCGTAATCATCCCACAAGCCAGCAGCTAAACCAGCACCAAAGGCTGCCCCTTGGGCTGTAGCGTCGAGGATAGCAGGACGCTCAATCGGAACACCCAGAATATCTGCCTGAAACTGCATCAGAAAATCATTCTGAGCAGCACCGCCATCAACTTTTAGAGATTTAATTAGTGTGTCGCTGTCTTTATTCATTGCCTCTACAACTTCTTTAACTTGGTAGGCAATAGACTCGAGCACCGCCCTAACTATGTGTTCCCGCTGCACGCTGCCAGTGATTCCCAGGATGGCTCCACGCGCATTCATGTCCCAATGAGGCGCACCTAGACCACTCAGCGCAGGAACGAAGTAAACGCCGTTTGTGTCGCTTACCTGACGTGCCAAATGTTCTGTTTGGGCTGCTTCTGTAATTAGCTTCAAACCATCCCGCAACCATTGAATGCTGGCTCCAGTTGTAAACATCGCTCCTTCTAAGGCATAGTTCACTTCGACTGCACTCTGCTTAGCTGCATTGCTCCAAGCCACGGTTGAGAGGAGTTGATTGTGCGATCGCGTTAGTTGATTTCCTGTATGAGCAATTAGGAAACAACCGGTGCCGTAGGTGCATTTTAACATCCCCGGACGATTACAACCGTGAGCAAACAGCGCTGCCTGTTGGTCACCAAAGATTGCTGTAATCGGTACTGCTACTCCCAACAACTTTGGGTCAGTCTTACCAAATAGCCCCATGCTCGGTTGAATCTGGGGCATTAAATGAGCTGGGATACCAAATAAATCTAGTAGCTCCACCTCCCAATCTAGACATGCTAGATTCATCAGCATCGTGCGGCTAGCACTGCTGTGGTCGGTAGCATGAACTTGTCGCCCGGTCAGATTCCACAGCACCCAGGCATCGACCGTGCCAGCCAGTACATTGTCCAGGTTGACCTGTGGTCGTTCGCGCTTGAGCCAATCGAGTAACCAGGCGAGCTTCGTAGCGGAGAAGTAAGCATCAAGCACCAATCCTGTACAGTCTTGGATCTTTGCCGCGTAGCCTTGCTGAGCTAGTTGGCGACATAAGGAAGCCGTGCGGCGGTCTTGCCAGACAATTGCATTGTGCAAAGGCTTGCCTGTGGTTTTGTCCCATAGCAGACAGGTTTCACGCTGCACTGTAAGACCAATTGCTGCTATCTGCTTGGCGGCGATGCCTGTATGCTGTAAAACTTGCTGCAATAAGGCGCGAGTATCGTGCCAAATCTCCTGGGGGCTGTGCTCTAACCAGCCCGGTTGAGGATAATGCTGCGTTAGTTCTTTGTAAGCTTGACCCGCTATAGACCCTTGGGTGTCAAACAAAATCGCTCGACTGCCTGTTGTACCTAAATCGAGTGCCAAAACGTATTGAGACGAATTGATATTCATCGAATATTCTGATAAAACTGCTTCAGGTAAGTTGGCGAAACACCGAAACCCCACAAAAAGCCGATGTAGAGGTAGATTGCTGTAGCCTTGAGTGAACCCCAACGCGCTACACGGCGATCGGAACTCTGCACAATGCGGTTTACCTGACGAATCCGTCCTCGCTGCACTAGCTTCCGGCACAAGTCAGCCTCCTCCATAATCGGAAGCGTACTGTCGAAGCCGCCACATTCCCAGAAATCGGCACGGCGGCAAAAAATTACCTGATCGCCGAACAGCAAGCGTAATCCTTTAAAAAATAAGTGAGGTCGGAAAAGTAAGGGGGCGTAGTAGGTTTTGAGGTAGTTGTGCAGCGATACTCCCCACCGCGTTGTTTGAGTACCTGCCATCAGAGAAATAAACCCCCCGCCAACAACAGCCTTGTCAGCTAAAGTCTGCTCAATCACTCCTACAAGGTCATTTGGTACGCAAGTATCAGCATGCAGAAAGCAGAGAATTTCCCCAGTTGCTGCCTCCGCGCCTCGGTTCATCTGCGCCGAGCGCCCGCATTCACTAGAAAGAACATGCACTCCTGCTGTTTGAGCGATCGCGATTGTCTCGTCTTCACTCCCACCATCCACCACCAATACTTCCTTAGCGGCAGGATCGAGAATACTTAGCTGCCGCAGAGTTCGCCCTAGGCAACTTGCCTCATCCAGTGTTGGAATGATAATGGAAACGCAAGACATCATCAAAAAGGGGTCAGGGAACAGTTTTGAGTTTTAAGTTCTAAGTTACAGAGGCTTTTTAATTCAAAACTTAAAACTTAGCACTTAAAATTACTTCCCTAGCCACTACATTACCTCCGGACAATCGGCTGTTCGACAGCGTCTCGGAACTGTTGGACATCTTCAGTAAAGGCAATTGGCAGAACTGCTACGACATTCTCGTGAGGACGAGGAATAATCACCCACGATTCCAAAGTACCACCGTGAACTTGTTCTACAGCCTCAATTCCAGCTGCCATTGCAGTTTTTACCTCAGAAACATCACCCCGGATATTGACTGTAAAGCGAGCACTGCCGACTCGAATATAACCAACTAACGTGACTCTGCCAGCTTTGACCATGGCATCTGCCGCTGCTAGCACAGCAGGAAAACCCTTTGTTTCAATCGATCCAACTGCCTGTGGCACTGGCAATCTCCTAAATTTAATAAAAGTTATGTGGAGCTAAGAACTAATTGTACGGATCATCGCTACAAATTTTGCTATAAGCGCCCACAATCGTTAGCTTTCCAGCCCTTGATTGGTAGGCAGTAGTTGCATTAGGGTTAAAACATTCGGAACTGTTCGACTTTTTGAGTGTAGTCGATTGGCAGAATGGCTTCCACATTTTCAGTGGGATTAGGAATGATGTAATGGGTAATTACTTGACCACCGTAGGCTTGTTCTCCAGCTGCAATCCCTGCTGCCACTGCTGTGTTGACCTCAGCAACCCTCCCGCGGATGGCGACTAAAAACCGACCGCTTTCCGCTTTGTCAAAATAAACTAACGTGACTGCACCAGCTTTGACCATTGCATCTGCCGCTGCTAACACAGCAGGAAAACCTAACGTTTCAATTACTCCAACCGCTGCTGGCATTACGTAAACTCCTGAGTTATTAATCCATGATGTGAGATTAATTGTACGCAGCAATGCCCCAGTTAAGTTGAAAATGAAATGTTTAAAAAGAAAACCACCTTAATATGGCAGCCCCCGAAAAGTTAGGACAGCTTGCGGGCGCCAGTTAGAGCTTTAGATTAAGACTATTAATCGTTAATAACTTTCTGGTATTTGGATAATCGATTCAACTGGGTAGTCTACCGCTTTCCAGGCTGCAACACCACCTCGAAGTTCTGACACATATTGATATCCAGCGGCACGCAGTTTAGCCGCTGCTTCTGCTGTTTCTTCATCGGTATCGCCGTAGACGTAAATATCTCTTGTTGTTTCAAGGCTTGACAAGGTACGGTCTACTAATTCGTTCAGCGGCAGCGAAATTGCTCCCAAGATGTGGCTGAAGTGAAATTCAGTGCGATCGCGCACATCAATGATTGTCAATGCTGGATCGCCCCAGTCAAGGCGCGCTTTCAGGTCATAAACCAGAGACTGCGCTTTTAGCGGTGGTGGAGAGGGAATAATACCTAGAAACATTGATAGCCATAACCTTTTATGACATTTCTTGCAATTTAACAGTTAATTTTACAGTTTGCAAACTTTTGTGTCGAAATTTTGACATTTATTTTATTAGCTAAGGTAAAAGAGTGCAAAAGTTTAAAAAACGATTAACTCATAGTTAGTTGTTTATTACTTTCTTTAAGTAAAAAATAAATATCCCACCTCTGGAAATCTTCAGTGGTGGGATTGTTTTTTATCCCAGAGATTGCTTGATTCTGGTTACAACTGTCTTTTTCAAGACTCACTTATAACCTAGAAATATACGCTCAACACACTTTTTTGGTTAAGTACATTGACACAATATTGGTGCCTCAAGTGTATGCCCAAGATGAAACTAAATCTATTTTTGCTGATTTTCTGCGTGGTTTTTTAACCGAGCTGCAACATTATAGTCATCTGCACCTGCGGGCGTTCTTGACTCGATCACTCCTTCAGTAGGACCGCCAATCGCCTTCCAGGCTGGCAGACCACCTTTTAGTTCGGACACATGCTCAAACCCGGCAGAGCGAAGGCTTTGGGCAGCTTGGGCAGTTTGTTCGTCGGTTTCGCCGTAAACGTATATATCACGGCTAAACTCAAGCTTGGAGTGTTTTACCCGGTCTGCCAATTCTTGATCCATAGGCATTGCCACAGCACCCATGATATGACCATCATTGAAAACTTGCCGATCGCGCACATCAAGAATTGTAAAAGCTGGTTCGCCCCATTCGAGACGAGATTTGAGTTCATGAACGTTAGATTTCGGGTCAACCGGCGGCTGAGGGGGAATAATGCCACCTAAAGGATTGTTGTTCATAGTAAATGCTTTTTGTAATTGTACGTCTCCCGCAATGTACCAAGGAATACAAGTTTAAACGATCCTTCTTTGGGATGAACGTGATAAATTTCATTCTTGCGGATGAGTTGAATGGTTAGACATAGGATTGTTTGGAATCAATGTTCAGCCCAGCAATCAACTTCACTAAAAGGCAAACTTTTAAACGTTTAAAATAAAGTGTCGATCTTAATACAACCAGCAATAATTTATAGCGCTCACAGTATAAGGATAAAGTGACACAGCAATTGTGATCGCACCTCTCCTAAACTAGATCTTATGAGACCTGGTATTCAACCTTTACCTTCAGAGGTCGTGCATCTGATTGCAGCGGGAGAGGTAATTGACTCTCTTGCAGCTGTGGTGCGGGAACTCGTAGAAAATTCCCTCGATGCAGGGGCAACGCGGATTGTGGTCAGCCTGTGGCCTCAGCAGTGGCGGGTGCGCGTGGCTGATAATGGTTGCGGCATGGAATTCGTAGACTTGCAACAGGCAGCAACTGCCCATAGCACTAGTAAAATTCGCAGTTGTGAAGACCTCTGGAAGATTACTAGTCTGGGATTTCGGGGCGAAGCATTGCATAGCCTAGCCCAACTGGCAGATTTAGAGATTTTGAGTCGTCCAGCTGGATCGACTGAGGGTTGGCGCATTGTTTATTGCTCTCAAGGAAAAGCGGCGCAGGTAGAAACGGTAGCGATCGCTCCTGGTACAGTTGTCACTGTCTCCAATCTGTTCGCTAGCTGGTCTGAACGCCGTCAGGGATTGCCCTCAGCCACACAACAAATGAAAGCGGTACAAACGACAATTCAGCAAATCGCTTTATGTCATCCCTACGTTACTTGGCAAATTTGGCAAAATGATCGCGAATGGTTCACCCTCTGTCCAGGCGCAACCACCCAACAACTACTACCGCAGATTCTACGTCAGGTACGTTTGAGTGACTTGCAGCAACTGAAAATTGAGGTAGCCACTCCTAAAGGAGAAGGATCTGAAGAGAGAGAGCAAGGGGAGCAAGAGTGGAATCCAAAATCCAAAATCCAAAATCCAAAATTGAATCACTCTTCACTCCAATTAGTTCTAGGCTTACCAGATCGGTACCATCGTCATCGCCCGGATTGGGTACGGGTGGCGGTAAATGGAAGAATGGTGAAGTCGCCGGAACTAGAACAAACCATGTTGGCAGCTATGGCGCGGACATTACCCCGCGATCGCTATCCAGTCTGTTTCCTGCATTTACGAATCCCCCCCAATCAAATAAACTGGAATCGCCATCCAGCTAAGGCAGAAATTTATCTGCACCACCTGAGTTACTGGCAAGAGCAAGTTACCCAAGCAATTGAGCAAGCCCTCCGCCTCGGTGCCACTAATTTTCCAGAGGCTGTTCATATGGCGCGGGTAGGTAAGTTAATCAAAGCAGCAGAAGAAAAAGGTGCCTACGGTACAAGTCGCTCCATTCAACCAACACCAGCTGAAATAGAGACAAACAAATCTGAAGAAAACACTAACCCTCGCCCCACTCTTCGAGAAGCCGCCTGCGCGTCTACGCCCCTCGCCTCTCACTCCTTAAAAGCGATCGCTCAAGTTCACAATACTTATATCCTGGCAGAGCATCCAGCAGGATTGTGGTTAGTGGAACAGCACATTGCTCATGAACGAGTTTTATACGAGCAACTATGCGATCGCTGGCAACTTGTCCCTCTGGAACCCCCAGTCATTCTTAATCAGCTGACTCCAGCGCAGCGATCGCAACTAGAACGAATCGGTTTAGAAGTAGAACCTTTTGGTGAGCAGTTGTGGGCAGTCCGCACAGCACCCGCAGTACTGCAACAACGAGACGACTGCGCCGAAGCATTGTTAGAACTTAGCTGGGGAGGCGACTTACAAACGGCTCAGGTAGCAACCGCCTGTCGCAGTGCCATTCGTAACGGTACACCCCTGAATTTAGAAGACATGCAAACTTTATTAGATCAATGGCAACGCACCCGCAATCCTCGCACTTGTCCTCACGGTCGCCCAATTTATTTATCTTTGGAAGAGTCTGCTTTAGCTCGCTTCTTCCGGCGACATTGGGTAATTGGTAAAAGTCACGGGATATAGCCTCCTACTCGCTTAGCCATAAATATCTGGCTTTCCTAGTTCGTTGGCATCCAACATTACGCCGCCTTCTTAGCGCAACTGGCAGAGATACCTCTGTAGCCAACGGGTGTACGTGGATGAATCGGGCATGGATGAACGGGATGACTATGGCTATGGTTGCTGTGCATCCGGAGTGCAATTTGAGGTACTCAAGTCTTGACAACGAATGGGACGAGTCAACATGATTGCTGCCTATTGTGAGCAACAGTTAAGTGCTGCTTTTACCGTCGAAGGTGCCTGTAATCGAGTGGTATTTGAAACTTGGCTAGAAACCTGTTTATTGCCAACCCTTGAGCCCGGAAAGGTGGTGATTTTAGATAACGCAACGTTTCACCATGGCGGCTCCATTGCCTAATTGATTGAGTCGGTGGGATGTCGTCTATTGTATTTACCGGCTTATTCTCCAGACTTCAATCGCATTTAGAAGTGTTGGGCAAGGGGATAAAAGTCAGACTCGCAAAGGCTTGTCCAGCTTTGGTTCTTTGCGACCAGCCATGGAATCTGTTCTCAAAGATGCTGTGTCCTAATACTCTTAGCGGTAGCTATACTATCCATTCAATTAGATAAAAATCTCTAAATTAATGGTCAGCTTAAACCAAATTTAACCTGAATCTGGGAAGTTCTTATTTAGGATCTCAAAAGGTGCAAGACGTAAATTCAATTACTTATGAAGACTCAGGTTGAAGGCTACGAGGTAAAAAAATTACTGCTTAGAACTCAAAAGCTTACTGATGAATGTAAGTGATTTGTTTACACTCACTGGATTCTTTACCTGCATAGTATTTAAGCCAGAGAGTAATTAAGCCTGCTTGCTGAGTAAATTTTTCTGACTTTGTTGAGATAAAACGATGATGCTTCAAATGTTTTCCAAGCGACGAGCGTTTCTCACATCCCTGATTGCTTTGGCGATGGGTGTATCTGCCTGTCAACCCGGTCAACAAACTACCCCGACAGCTGGAAATCAGGCTACCCCTGCAGCGGGTACTAATGGTCAGGCTCCTAGTGCAAGTCTGAGTGGTGCAGGTGCGACCTTCCCGGCACCTCTATATCAGCGGTGGTTCACTGAGTACAACCAAAAAGTTAACCAAAATGTGCGGGTCAGCTATCAGTCTGTTGGTAGCGGTGCTGGGCTGGAACAATACATTAATGGAACTGTAGATTTTGGAGCCAGTGATGCGCCGATCCGAGGCGATCGCCTAGAGGCGTTTCGCAAAAAATACAATGCAGAACCGATTCAGATCCCCATGGCTGCTGGCGCAGTTCCACTCGCCTATAACCTACCAGAAATTAAGGGTCAAGAGTTAAGGCTTTCCCGCGCAGCTTATTGTGGCATCGTTACAGGTAAGGTAACTCGGTGGAACGATCAGCTAATTCAAAAGGATAATCCTGGAGTGAACCTACCGGATAGACCGCTTACCTTTGCTCATCGTTCCGACGGTAGTGGCACCACCTTCATTTTTGTCAATCATATTGATGCCGCCTGCCCCGACTGGCAAGCGGGGGTTGGTACCTCGGTCAACTGGCCTACAGGTGTTGGCGCTCAAGGTAATGAGGGGGTTTCTGCCCAAATTCAGCAGAATGAAGGTACAATTGGCTACATTGAGTATGCCTATGCCAAACTCAATCAGATTCCAACTGCTGTACTGGAAAATGCGTCAGGTCAATTCGTTGCACCCAGCGCCGAGTCTGCCGCAGCCGTGTTTGAGAACGTAGAAATTCCCAAGGACTTCGGTCTGCTAGTACCAGATCCAAAAAATTCAGAGGCTTTTCCTATTGCTGGCTTGACTTGGATCATGGTTTATCCACAGTACCAGGATAAGGAAAAATATACAGCCCTGAGGAATGTGCTGATGTGGTCTCTTACTGATGGTAGACCGATCACTGAAGAATTGGGCTATATCCCCATGCCAGAAAACATCGTTAAGCGAGTTGAGGATGTTCTGGAGAACCAAGTTCAGGTAGCAGCGAACTGAAGTATTAAGTTATATGTTGAGCAGGGCACAACTTCTGTAAAATTACAGATTGTATAGAGGGTAAATCATGAGTTCTGTAACTGGAGAGTCTATTAGAGGTCAGCAGCCGTCCCTTGATAAGCGACCTACCACAGAGCGGGCATTCGACCAAGGCTTTTTCTGGTTGACCTTGTTCTTTGCGATCGCTGTAGGTGCAGTTTTGGTCTGGATTATCTTCCAGATTGGGAGCTCCGCGTGGCCTGCAATCCAGGCATATGGTGTGCGGTTTCTGACCACTACAACCTGGGACCCTGTTAACGATGTCTACGGGGCACTTCCCCAAATTTACGGCACTCTAGTTACGTCTCTGATTGCCCTGCTCATTGCTGTTCCTGTGGGAATTGGGGTCGCTGTATTTTTGAGTGAAAACTTTCTCCCCAGCTCTATCCGCACTCCAATTGCCTTAGCCATAGAACTGATCGCAGCCATCCCCAGCGTTGTTATTGGTTTGTGGGGCATTTTTGTTTTGATCCCCTTCTTGCGACCCTTCTACAGCTTTCTTCACAATAATTTTGGCTGGATTCCGCTTTTTAGTACAGTTCCAAGAGGCAATAGCCTCCTGACTTTGGGCATAGTTTTGGCAGTCATGATCCTCCCAACCATCATTGCTATTTCCCGTGGCAGTTTGCTTTCTTTGCCCCGTGACCTTCGTCAAGGCGCAATGGCTCTAGGCGCAACTCGCTGGGAGACGATCTTTAGAGTTCTAATCCCGGCAGCTTTTTCGGGGATTGTTGGTTCAATTATGTTAGCTCTAGGTCGAGCCTTGGGAGAAACGATGGCGGCAGCCATGTTGGTTGGTAATGCTAACCAAATTACCGTATCTATTTTGGCTCCCGGAGCTACCATTGCTTCCTTGATTGCATCTCAGTTTGGTGAGGCAGGTCGTAGCCAGGTAGCTGCTCTACTTTACTCTGGTGTAGTACTGCTGGTTTTATCGCTGATTGTCAATATCCTGGCAGAAGTAATTATTCAAAAATTCCAGAACGTAGAGTAGTCTAAATTTCTGCCTTGAAA
This window of the Chroococcidiopsis sp. CCMEE 29 genome carries:
- the mutL gene encoding DNA mismatch repair endonuclease MutL, which produces MRPGIQPLPSEVVHLIAAGEVIDSLAAVVRELVENSLDAGATRIVVSLWPQQWRVRVADNGCGMEFVDLQQAATAHSTSKIRSCEDLWKITSLGFRGEALHSLAQLADLEILSRPAGSTEGWRIVYCSQGKAAQVETVAIAPGTVVTVSNLFASWSERRQGLPSATQQMKAVQTTIQQIALCHPYVTWQIWQNDREWFTLCPGATTQQLLPQILRQVRLSDLQQLKIEVATPKGEGSEEREQGEQEWNPKSKIQNPKLNHSSLQLVLGLPDRYHRHRPDWVRVAVNGRMVKSPELEQTMLAAMARTLPRDRYPVCFLHLRIPPNQINWNRHPAKAEIYLHHLSYWQEQVTQAIEQALRLGATNFPEAVHMARVGKLIKAAEEKGAYGTSRSIQPTPAEIETNKSEENTNPRPTLREAACASTPLASHSLKAIAQVHNTYILAEHPAGLWLVEQHIAHERVLYEQLCDRWQLVPLEPPVILNQLTPAQRSQLERIGLEVEPFGEQLWAVRTAPAVLQQRDDCAEALLELSWGGDLQTAQVATACRSAIRNGTPLNLEDMQTLLDQWQRTRNPRTCPHGRPIYLSLEESALARFFRRHWVIGKSHGI
- a CDS encoding rhodanese-like domain-containing protein, with translation MFLGIIPSPPPLKAQSLVYDLKARLDWGDPALTIIDVRDRTEFHFSHILGAISLPLNELVDRTLSSLETTRDIYVYGDTDEETAEAAAKLRAAGYQYVSELRGGVAAWKAVDYPVESIIQIPESY
- the glpK gene encoding glycerol kinase GlpK, whose product is MNINSSQYVLALDLGTTGSRAILFDTQGSIAGQAYKELTQHYPQPGWLEHSPQEIWHDTRALLQQVLQHTGIAAKQIAAIGLTVQRETCLLWDKTTGKPLHNAIVWQDRRTASLCRQLAQQGYAAKIQDCTGLVLDAYFSATKLAWLLDWLKRERPQVNLDNVLAGTVDAWVLWNLTGRQVHATDHSSASRTMLMNLACLDWEVELLDLFGIPAHLMPQIQPSMGLFGKTDPKLLGVAVPITAIFGDQQAALFAHGCNRPGMLKCTYGTGCFLIAHTGNQLTRSHNQLLSTVAWSNAAKQSAVEVNYALEGAMFTTGASIQWLRDGLKLITEAAQTEHLARQVSDTNGVYFVPALSGLGAPHWDMNARGAILGITGSVQREHIVRAVLESIAYQVKEVVEAMNKDSDTLIKSLKVDGGAAQNDFLMQFQADILGVPIERPAILDATAQGAAFGAGLAAGLWDDYDRLIKGSKMDRIFEPGQGAAQAQANFAMWSKAVERAKNWSE
- a CDS encoding carbon dioxide-concentrating mechanism protein CcmK — translated: MPQAVGSIETKGFPAVLAAADAMVKAGRVTLVGYIRVGSARFTVNIRGDVSEVKTAMAAGIEAVEQVHGGTLESWVIIPRPHENVVAVLPIAFTEDVQQFRDAVEQPIVRR
- a CDS encoding IS5 family transposase; protein product: MSKAYPSNLTLAQYELLSDLIPEPKPGGRPREAKMWAVLNAIFYVLVEGVRWRSLPSDFPAWQTVYTYFRNWRLDGTWLRIHERLRQWMRVAQERQPSPSEAIIDSQSVKSAAMVSKAVGFDAGKLTKGRKRFLTVDTLGLVLRVLVSAANVGEREGGKQVLKRVKKMAPAVSRLHTIWVDAGFDGEPFMQWVMNVCRWIVQVVLRPEQTKGFVLLKKRWVVERTFGWLMGCRRLVRDYELLPQTSETFIYLAMIRIMVRRLA
- a CDS encoding TIGR04283 family arsenosugar biosynthesis glycosyltransferase, with amino-acid sequence MSCVSIIIPTLDEASCLGRTLRQLSILDPAAKEVLVVDGGSEDETIAIAQTAGVHVLSSECGRSAQMNRGAEAATGEILCFLHADTCVPNDLVGVIEQTLADKAVVGGGFISLMAGTQTTRWGVSLHNYLKTYYAPLLFRPHLFFKGLRLLFGDQVIFCRRADFWECGGFDSTLPIMEEADLCRKLVQRGRIRQVNRIVQSSDRRVARWGSLKATAIYLYIGFLWGFGVSPTYLKQFYQNIR
- a CDS encoding transglutaminase domain-containing protein; protein product: MLKRSKYKKLQIGKKRYCQASQDSSAIFLLIGLVLVSSLVTIKNNSHIIYNKFLIGKHFSFGDLRYDSISEELELDNNKQSLRVGSIDELKNTDFTKIDNYASSVHYDGTSVFELASLLSRYTKTEAEKARIIYSWITYNITYDVSTYLSGNYGDLSSQETLKTRKGVCSGFANLYKAFAKAIGLDVVVVDGYAKRMF
- a CDS encoding rhodanese-like domain-containing protein encodes the protein MNNNPLGGIIPPQPPVDPKSNVHELKSRLEWGEPAFTILDVRDRQVFNDGHIMGAVAMPMDQELADRVKHSKLEFSRDIYVYGETDEQTAQAAQSLRSAGFEHVSELKGGLPAWKAIGGPTEGVIESRTPAGADDYNVAARLKNHAENQQK
- a CDS encoding carbon dioxide-concentrating mechanism protein CcmK — its product is MPAAVGVIETLGFPAVLAAADAMVKAGAVTLVYFDKAESGRFLVAIRGRVAEVNTAVAAGIAAGEQAYGGQVITHYIIPNPTENVEAILPIDYTQKVEQFRMF